The following are encoded together in the Salvia hispanica cultivar TCC Black 2014 chromosome 6, UniMelb_Shisp_WGS_1.0, whole genome shotgun sequence genome:
- the LOC125194790 gene encoding agamous-like MADS-box protein AGL61: MAKKPSMGRQKIKIQKIEVKNHLQVTFSKRRSGLFKKASELCTLCGVEIGIIVFSPAGKVFSFGHPNVESIIERFLARNPVPNAHDPFQLVEAQRNASVRELNLQLGHMLNEVEAERKRGESLDAMRKANQSHYWWESPVSKLGMEQLEQVKDAMEELKKNVNQQAANSVFMVNRVFEQYEAKPMPSHGSNINNIAAAAAAANGSFGYCHGFF; this comes from the coding sequence atgGCAAAGAAGCCTAGTATGGGAAGGCAAAAGATCAAGATCCAGAAAATAGAGGTGAAGAACCACCTCCAAGTGACCTTCTCGAAGCGCCGGTCAGGGCTCTTCAAGAAGGCGAGCGAGCTCTGCACGCTCTGTGGCGTGGAGATTGGCATCATTGTCTTCTCCCCGGCCGGGAAGGTCTTCTCCTTCGGCCACCCCAACGTGGAGTCCATCATAGAGCGCTTCCTGGCCCGCAACCCGGTCCCCAACGCCCACGACCCCTTCCAGCTTGTGGAGGCGCAGAGGAACGCCAGCGTGAGGGAGCTGAACCTGCAGCTAGGGCACATGCTCAACGAGGTGGAGGCCGAGAGGAAGAGAGGGGAGAGCCTGGACGCGATGAGGAAGGCCAACCAGAGCCACTACTGGTGGGAATCGCCGGTGAGTAAATTAGGGATGGAGCAGCTGGAGCAGGTGAAGGACGCCATGGAGGAGCTCAAGAAGAATGTTAACCAGCAGGCTGCGAACTCGGTTTTCATGGTGAATAGGGTTTTTGAGCAGTATGAGGCCAAGCCGATGCCTAGCCATGGctctaatattaataatattgcgGCAGCGGCGGCCGCTGCTAACGGCAGCTTTGGATATTGCCATGGATTTTTCTGA